The Salvia splendens isolate huo1 chromosome 21, SspV2, whole genome shotgun sequence genome includes a window with the following:
- the LOC121785394 gene encoding homeobox-leucine zipper protein ATHB-6-like, which yields MKRLSSSDDSLGGLMSICPNTTEMYDAREFESMLEGLEGEEEAGPAAAAAAEKKRRLSVDQVKALEKNFEVENKLEPERKVKLAQELGLQPRQVAVWFQNRRARWKTKQLERDYGGLKASYDNLKLNFERIQHDNESLLKEIRELKSKLGEDDAEKAEAEIEIGAAEAEDRDLDGGGKEEEARWPNSGDLKDGSSDSDSSAIVNEENNGSWMKTEAPPQLVKIEEYNFFGEESCSTLFSDDQAPSLQWYCNEQWDR from the exons ATGAAGAGACTCAGCAGCTCTGATGATTCATTGGGTGGCTTGATGTCCATCTGTCCCAACACTACAG AGATGTACGACGCGAGGGAGTTCGAGTCGATGCTGGAGGGGctggagggggaggaggaggcggggccggcggcggcggcggcggcggagaagaaGCGGAGGCTGAGCGTGGATCAGGTGAAGGCGTTGGAGAAGAATTTCGAGGTGGAGAATAAGCTGGAGCCGGAGAGGAAGGTGAAGCTGGCGCAGGAGCTAGGGCTGCAGCCGCGGCAGGTGGCGGTGTGGTTCCAGAACCGCCGCGCGCGGTGGAAGACGAAGCAGCTGGAGAGAGACTACGGCGGCCTGAAAGCCAGCTACGACAACCtcaagctcaatttcgagaGGATCCAACACGACAACGAATCACTACTCAAAGAG ATCCGCGAGCTGAAATCGAAGCTCGGAGAAGACGATGCGGAGAAGGCGGAAGCGGAAATAGAGATCGGcgcggcggaggcggaggatCGGGATCTGGACGGCGGCGggaaggaggaggaggcgaGGTGGCCGAATTCCGGCGATTTGAAGGACGGATCGTCGGATAGCGATTCGAGCGCAATCGTGAACGAGGAGAACAACGGATCGTGGATGAAGACGGAGGCGCCGCCGCAGCTGGTGAAAATCGAGGAGTACAACTTCTTCGGGGAGGAATCGTGCAGCACCTTGTTTTCCGACGATCAAGCGCCGTCGCTGCAGTGGTACTGCAATGAACAGTGGGATCGGTGA